From Streptomyces sp. SCSIO 75703:
CGGTGATCTCCAGGTCCAGGGCGACCGTGGCGCCCGAGTCGGAGGCGACCGACCAGCCCTCGCGCGGCGTCTCGGTGACGATCACCTCGTCGGGGGAGAGGGTGACGGTCTCCCCGTCGACGTCGACCGAGGCCGTGCCCTCGCGCAGGGCGAGGGAGAGCGCGGCGGCGTCCGCGGCGGCGATGGCCTTCGCCACGTCCTGGACGCGCTTGCCGAACCGCTTGCCCAGCGCCCGGAAGTTGGCCTTCGCGGTCGTGTCGACCAGGGAGCCGCCGACCTCGCCGAGGGAGGCGAGCGACTCGACGTTCAGCTCCTCGGTGATCTGCGTGTGCAGTTCGGGGGAGAGGGTCTCGAAGCCCGACACGGCGACCAGGGCACGGCCGAGCGGCTGCCGGGTCTTGACGCCGGACTCGGCACGGGTGGCCCGGCCCAGTTCGACCAGGCGCCGCACCAACGCCATCTGCCGGGACAGTTCCGGGTCGACGGCGGTGAGGTCGGCCCGGGGCCAGGAGGACAGGTGGACCGACTCCGGGGCGCCCGGGGTGACCGGGACGACCAGGTCCTGCCAGACCCGCTCGGTGATGAACGGGGTGAGCGGCGCCATGAGCTGGGTGACGGTCTCGACGACCTCGTGCAGGGTGCGCAGGGCCGCCTTGTCGCCCTGCCAGAAGCGGCGGCGCGAGCGGCGGACGTACCAGTTGGACAGGTCGTCGACGAACGCGGAGAGCAGCTTGCCGGCGCGCTGGGTGTCGTAGTTCTCCAGCGCCTCGGTCACCTGGTCGGTGAGGCGGTGCAGTTCGGACAGGAGCCAGCGGTCCAGCACCGGTCGGTCGGCCGGGGCCGGGTCGGCCTCGCTCGGCGCCCAGCCGGTGGTGCGGGCGTACAGGGCCTGGAAGGCGACGGTGTTCCAGTAGGTGAGGAGCGTCTTGCGGACGACCTCCTGGATGGTGCCGTGGCCGACCCGGCGGGCCGCCCAGGGGGAGCCGCCGGCCGCCATGAACCAGCGGACGGCGTCGGCGCCGTGCTGGTCCATGAGCGGGATGGGCTGGAGGATGTTGCCGAGGTGCTTGGACATCTTGCGGCCGTCCTCGGCGAGGATGTGGCCGAGGCAGACCACGTTCTCGTAGGACGACCTGTCGAAGACCAGGGTGCCGACGGCCATCAGCGTGTAGAACCAGCCGCGGGTCTGGTCGATGGCCTCGCTGATGAACTGGGCCGGGTACCGGGACTCGAACAGTTCCTTGTTCTTGTACGGGTAGCCCCACTGCGCGAACGGCATCGAGCCCGAGTCGTACCAGGCGTCGATGACCTCCGGGACGCGGGTCGCCGTCGTCCCGCACCCGTCCTGCGGGCAGGGGAAGGTGACCTCGTCGATGTAGGGGCGGTGCGGGTCGAGCGCGGACTGGTCGGTGCCGGTCAGCCCGGTCAGCTCGGCGCGGGAGCCGACGACGGTGAGGTGGTCCTGCTCGCAGCGCCAGATCGGCAGCGGGGTGCCCCAGTAGCGGTTGCGGGACAGGGCCCAGTCGATGTTGTTGTCCAGCCAGTCGCCGTAGCGGCCGTGCTTGACGGAGTCCGGGAACCAGTTGGTCTTCTCGTTCTCCGCCAGCAGCCGGTCCTTGATCGCGGTGGTGCGGATGTACCAGGAGGGCTGGGCGTAGTACAGCAGCGCGGTGTGGCAGCGCCAGCAGTGCGGATAGCTGTGCTCGTAGGGGACGTGGCGGAAGAGCAGGCCGCGCTCGCGCAGGTCCTCGGTGAGCCGTTCGTCGGCCTTCTTGAAGAAGACGCCGCCGACCAGCGGGAGGTCCTCCTCGAAGGTGCCGTCGGGGCGGACCGGGTTGACGACGGGCAGGCCGTAGGCGCGGCAGACGGCGAGGTCGTCCTCACCGAAGGCGGGGGACTGGTGGACGAGGCCGGTGCCGTCGCCGGTGGTGACGTACTCGGCGTTCACCACGTAGTGGGCCGGCTCGGGGAAGTCGACCAGCTCGAAGGGGCGGCGGTAGGTCCAGCGCTCCATCTCGGCTCCGGTGAAGGTCTCACCGGTGGTCTCCCAGCCCTCGCCGAGGGCGCCGGCGACGAGCTGTTCGGCGACGACGAGCTTCTCGGTGCCGTCGGTGGCGACGACGTAGGTGACCTCGGGGTGGGCCGCGACGGCGGTGTTGGAGACCAGGGTCCACGGCGTGGTCGTCCACACCAGGAGCGCGGCCTCGCCGGCCAGCGGGCCGGAGGTGAGCGGGAAGCGGACGAAGACGGAGGGGTCGACGACCGTCTCGTAGCCCTGGGCCAGCTCGTGGTCGGACAGGCCGGTGCCGCAGCGCGGGCACCAGGGGGCGACCCGGTGGTCCTGGACCAGCAGGCCCTTGCCGAAGATCTCCTTCAGCGACCACCAGACGGACTCGATGTACTCGGGCTCCATGGTGACGTACGCGTCGTCCATGTCGACCCAGTAGCCCATCCGGGTCGTCAGCTCGGAGAAGGCGTCGGTGTGCCGGAGCACGGACTCGCGGCACTTGTCGTTGAAGGCGGCGATGCCGTACGCCTCGATGTCCTTCTTGCCGGAGAAGCCCAGCTCCTTCTCCACGGCCAGCTCGACCGGGAGGCCGTGGCAGTCCCAGCCGGCCTTGCGGGCCACGTGGTAGCCGCGCATGGTGCGGAAGCGGGGGAAGACGTCCTTGAAGACGCGCGCCTCGATGTGGTGGGCGCCCGGCATGCCGTTGGCGGTGGGCGGACCCTCGTAGAACACCCACTCGGGGCGGCCCTCGGACCGCTCCAGGCTCTTCGCGAAGATCTTCTGCTCGCGCCAGAAGTCGAGCACCGCGTGTTCGAGCGCGGGCAGGTCGACCTGGGCGGGTACCTGTCGGTACTGCGGCTGCGTGTTCAACGAGCTTCCTCCGGCGGACGTGCTGCCTTCCGTCGGAGGGACGAGAGCCGTAGAGGCTACGGACGCCGCTGCCTGCGGCGCGCTCCCGCGGTACCACCCTCCTTGGCCCCCGGTGCCTCGGGCGCACCGGTGAGCCCCCTCATTGGGGTCACGAGGCCGGTTCTACTCGCCGCGCCCGGGGGCTGCGGCTTTCTTCCGGCGGCTCCGGGGTGATCTTCACGACGGGCTCGCCCCCGGGCTCACACCGTCCCCGGGTCGCTCTGGGCCGCTCGCGTCGCTACTCGTCCCCATCCACGCTTTTCGCTCCGCCCAGTGTACGGCGCCGCGGGACCGGCGGCCGACCGGATTTCCGGGGCCCGGGACGGCCGGGTGCCGCGGACGGGTCCGGGGTGGGTTTTGGGGCGGGATGCCCCGAATGGCGCGGACGGGTGTCCGGGGCGCGCACGGGAGGGGTCCGGGACGGCTCGGCGGATTACCCGGCGGCGAGCTGGGCACAACGCATGCATGCCCGCCGCGAGCGGTGGACGAGGCGGGACGAATCGGGCGGCGTGCCCCGTTGCCGCGGGACCGGAGTCGATTTATCGTCCCAGCACGATGCGGGAGCAAGATCACCACACGTGAAGGGACCGCGGCCATGGTGGCGAAGAAGACCGCCGCGAAGCAGTCCGCGGTGCGGGAGACGGCGGCGGGGAAGGGCGCCGCCGGGGAGCCCGGCGCACCGGCGCCCGGAGCGGAGCGGGACCCGGCCGCCGCAGGCCCGGCCCAGGAACCGCCCGCCGCCGGGAAGCCGCCGGCGAGGAAGGCGGCGAAGAGCCCCCCGGCGAAGAAGACCGCGGCGAAGAAGGCTCCGGCGAAGAAGACCGCGGCGAAGAAGGCCGCGGACGCGGGGAAGAGTACGGCGAAGAAGAGCACGGCCAAGAAGAAGAGCACGGCCAAGAAGGCGGGCGCGGCGCGGGCCGCGGAGCAGACGGGAGCCACGACAGTGGTTGCGAAGAAGACCCCCGGCACGGCCACGACGGCCACGTCCGAGCTGCCCACGGCGCGCGGCGCCGCCGACCCCGGCGACCTCCCCGTACGTCCCGGCGAGGACCCCTGGACGCGGGAGGAGGCCGAGGAGGCGCGCATCGGCCTCCAGAGCGAGGCCGACCGGCTCCGTACCGAGATCTCCTCCTCCGAACGCTCGCTGCAGGGGCTGATGCGCGACTCCGGCGACGGGGCGGGCGACGACGAGGCCGACACCGGCACCAAGAACATCACCCGCGAGCACGAGCTGGCCCTCGCCGCCAACGCGCGCGAGATGCTCGTCCAGACCGAGCGCGCCCTCGACCGCCTCGACACGGGCACCTACGGCCTCTGCGAGAACTGCGGCCAACCCATCGGAAAGGCCAGGATGCAGGCGTTCCCCCGGGCCACGCTGTGCGTCGAGTGCAAGCAGAAACAGGAACGCCGTCCCTGACCGGGCGCCGGACCACGACTGAGCACGTGGGACGCGCGGGGCGTGCCGTACCCTCGTGCTCAGTCAGGTACCTAGGTTGAGGGACTCACGTGGCAGAGGCGGAGCGCATCATCGGTACGCCGGACACCCCGCAGGCGGCGGGGGACGGGCAGGAGCGGGCCGGCGCCGGGCAGGCCGAGGCCCCGGAGCGCCCCCGGGGCAAGCGACGGGTGGCGGTGCTCTTCGTGGTCGCCGCCATCGCCTACGCGCTCGACCTGGCGAGCAAGATGATCGTGGTGGCCAAGCTGGAGCACCACGAGCCCATCGAGATCGTCGGGGACTGGCTGCGGCTCGCGGCCATCCGCAACGCGGGCGCGGCCTTCGGCTTCGGCGAGGCGTTCACCGTGATCTTCACGGTGATCGCGGCGGCCGTGATCGTGGTGATCGCCCGGCTGGCCCGCAAGCTCTACAGCCTGCCGTGGGCGATCGCGCTCGGCATGCTGCTCGGCGGCGCCCTGGGCAACCTCACCGACCGGATCTTCCGTTCGCCGGGCGTCTTCGAGGGCGCGGTCGTCGACTTCATCGCACCCAAGCACTTCGCCGTCTTCAACCTCGCCGACTCGGCGATCGTCTGCGGCGGCATCCTGATCGTGCTGCTCTCCTTCCGCGGCCTCGACCCGGACGGCACCGTCCACCGGGACTGAGCGGGAGCGCGGGGCCCCGCCCGGGGCGGCACCGGCGCCCTCCCACGGCCGGGAACGGGCGCCGGCCGGAGCCCGCGGCACGGGCTGGCGTACGGCCCCGTCCCGGCCGTCCGGCATACTCGACGGCGTGAGCACGCTTCCCGAGATCCGTACCCTGCCCGTACCCGACGGCCTGGAGGGCGAGCGCGTCGACGCCGCCATCTCCCGCATGTTCGGCTTCTCCCGCACCAAGGCCGCCGAACTGGCCGCGACGGGCAAGGTGCAGGTCGACGGATCGGTGGTCGGCAAGTCCGAGCGGGTCCGCGGCGGCGCCTGGCTGGAGGTCGAGATGCCGGCGGCGCCCGCGCCCGTGCGGATCGTCGCCGAACCGGTCGAGGGCATGGAGATCGTCCACGACGACGAGGACGTGGTCGTCGTCGTCAAGCCGGTCGGCGTCGCCGCCCACCCCTCGCCCGGCTGGACCGGCCCCACCGTCATCGGCGGGCTCGCCGCGGCCGGCTTCCGGGTCTCCACCTCCGGCGCCGCCGAGCGCCAGGGCATCGTGCACCGCCTCGACGTGGGCACCTCGGGACTGATGGCGGTCGCCAAGTCGGAACGGGCGTACACCTCCCTCAAGCGCCAGTTCAAGGAGCGGACGGTCGACAAGGGCTACCACACGCTCGTGCAGGGCCACCCCGACCCGACCAGCGGCACCATCGACGCCCCCATCGGCCGGCACCCGCAGCACGACTACAAGTGGGCGGTCACCGCCGACGGCAAGCCCTCCGTGACCCACTACGACCTCATCGAGGCGTTCCGCGCCGCCTCCCTGCTCGACGTCGCGCTGGAGACCGGCCGCACCCACCAGATCCGGGTCCACATGGCCGCCCACCGCCACCCCTGCGTCGGCGACCTCACCTACGGCGCCGACCCCACCCTCGCCAAGCGCCTGCGGCTGACCCGGCAGTGGCTGCACGCGGTGCGGCTCGGCTTCGACCACCCCGGCACCGGCGAACGGGTCGAGTTCACCAGCGACTACCCCGACGACCTCGGCCGGGCCCTCGACCAGGTCCGCGAGGAGACCTACGGCTGAGCGGCGCCCCGCCCGCCCCCGGGGCCCCGCCGCCCGGCGCGGCCCCGGGCACCGGAGCGCCGACCGGCTGATCACGACGGCCGGTGGCAGGCTGGGAGCGCCGTGCCCGCCCCGACGCCACCGGAGCGCTGACCGTGGATCAGTTGGCCCTGCTGTTCGTGCTCCTGCTCGGGTCCCTGCTGAGCGTCCCCCTCGGCGACCGGCTCCGGCTGCCCGCCCCGGTGCTGATGACCGTCCTCGGGATCGCCCTGGCGCTGCTCGACTTCGTGCCGGACGTGGACATCCCGCCCGAGCTGATCCTGCCCACGCTGCTGCCGCCGCTGCTCTACGCGGCCGTGCGGCGCACCTCCTGGCGCCAGTTCGCGGCCAACCGGCGGCCCATCTTCCTGCTCGCGGTGGCCCTGGTCTTCGTCACCATGGCCTGCGTGGCGACCGTGGCCCACGCGATCGTGCCCGGACTGCCGGTCGCCGCCGCCTTCGCGCTCGGCGCGCTGGTCGCCCCGCCCGACCCGGTCGCCGCGACCGCCGTGGCCGGAAAGCTCGGGCTGCCGCGTCGCCTGGTCTCCATCCTGGAGGGCGAGGGCCTCTTCAACGACGTGACGGCCATCGTCCTTTACCACGTGGCCATCGCCGCCGCCGTCGGCGGCTCCTTCTCCCCGTGGCGGGCCGGTCTCGACCTGGTGCTCTCCGCCGTCGTCGCCGTCGCCGTGGGCCTCGCGCTCGGCTGGGGCGCGTACAAGCTGATCGACCTGCTGGAGGACGCCACCCTCCAGATCGGGCTGACGCTGCTGGTGCCGTACGCCTCCTACGTCGTCGCCGAGGAACTGCACGGCTCCGGGGTGCTCGCGGTGCTGACCACCGCCATGTTCCTCGCCGAGTACGCGGTCGGCGCCGACGACGTGATGACCCGGCTCACCGGGCATACCGTCTGGGGCGTCGTCGACACCCTCGTCACCGGCGTCGCGTTCGGGCTGATCGGGCTGGAACTGTCCCACGCCATCCGCACCGCCTCCGGGCGCTGGGGCGAACTGCTCGGCTGGGCGGCGGCGGTGGTCGGCGTGGTCGTCCTGGTCCGGCTGGTCTGGCTGCTGCCCGCCACCTGGCTGACCCGGTGGCTGCACGCCAAGCACGACCAGGACGAGGACATCCCGATGACCTGGCGGGAGTCCGTCGTCATGTGGTGGGCCGGGATGCGGGGCGTCGCCTCGGTCGCCCTCGCGCTCGCCATCCCGCTGCGGACGGACGACGGCTCGCCCTTCCCGCACCGCGACGAGGTCGTCTTCATCGCCTTCGGGGTCATCATCGCGACCCTGCTGGTGCAGGGGACGACCCTGCCCTGGCTGGTGGGCCGGCTCGGGGTGCGCGCGGACACCGAGCGGGAGCAGGAGTACGAGAAGCAGCTCGCCGTGCGTGCCGCGCGGGCGGCGCGGCAGCGGCTGCGGGAGATCGAGGCGGTCGAGGACCTGCCGGAGGACCTGGCCGAGCAGATGCTGCGGCGGGCCTTCGACATCGGCTACCGGATCAGCCCGGACCTCGGGGACGAGGAGCGCCACGAGGCCCAGCGGCAGCGCACCCGGCGGCTGCGCCGCATCCGCCGCATCCAGGGCGAGATGCTGAGCGCCGCCCGCCACGAGGTGCTGGCCGCGCGCAGCGAACCGGGGGCCGATCCGGAGATCGTGGACCGGGTGCTGCGCCACCTGGACGTGCGCAGCCTGCGCTGACCGGCGCCGGGCGCGGCCGGCGGCGCCCGGCGCCGGTCAGCGGTGCTCGGCCGGGTGCTCCGCGCGGCGGCGGGTCTCCCCGGTCCGTCCCGGGCGGGCGTGCGGCACCGCCCCGTCGCGGCCGGGCACCGGCGGGGCCGTCGCGGTCGTGACGCGGGGCAGCGCGTACGGGTGCTCGTCGGCCAGCCACCGGATCATCCGCTCGCGCACCTCGACGCGGACCGTCCAGATGTCGTCCGCGTCCTTCGCGGTCACCAGCGCCCGCACCTGCATGGTGCTGGGGGTGGTGTCGGTGACGGTGAGGTTGTAGGTCCGGCCGTCCCAGGCGGGGCAGTCGCGCAGGATGTCCCGCAGCCGCTCGCGCATCGCGTCCAGCGGGGCCGAGTGGTCCAGGTACCAGTAGACCGTCCCGGACATCTGCGGCGTCCCCCGCGACCAGTTCTCGAACGGGTTCGCCGTGAAGTACGACACCGGCATGGTGATCCGGCGCTCGTCCCAGGTGCGCACCGTCAGGAAGGTCAGCGTGATCTCCTCGACCGTGCCCCACTCGCCGTTCACCACGACCGTGTCGCCCAGGCGCACCATGTCGCCGAAGGCGATCTGGAGGCCCGCGAAGAGGTTGCCCAGCGTGGACTGGGCCGCGATGCCGGCGACGATGCCGAGGACACCGGCCGAGGCCAGCAGCGAGGCGCCCGCGGCGCGCATCGCCGGGAAGGTCAGCAGCATCGAGGCCGCCGCGACCACGCCGACGACGGCCGTCACGACCCGCATGATCAGCGACACCTGGGTGCGCACCCGCCGGACCCGCGCCGGATCGGTCCGGGCGCGGGCGTGGGCGTAGCGCGAGTAGGAGGTCTCGACGACCGCCGCCGCGATGCGGACGACCAGCCAGGCGACCGAGCCGATCAGCACCAGGGTCAGCGCGCGGCCGATGCCGACCCGGTGCCCCTCCAGCAGCCGGGCCTCGTCGTAGGAGCCTCTGAGCAGCGCCGCGCACAGGACGAGCTGGTAGGGGACACTGGCCCGGCGCAGGAGGCCCCACAGGGGGGTCTCGTGATGCCGGGCGTCGGCCTTGCGCAGCAGCAGGTCGGTGGCCCAGCCGATGGCCAGGGTGAGCAGGACACAGCCGCCGACCACGATCAGCGGGCGGAGTACGTTCTCCATGACCACGAACGTAACCGGTGACGCCCGGAGCGAACCTGTGAGGTGTGTCCCGTCCGGGCCGCCGCCGTGTCCCGCGCCGTCCCGCCCGGCTGGCACGATGGACGCATGGACATCGTGCTCTTTCACTCGACCCACGGCCCGCGACCGGCGGTCCGGGAGGCCGCCGGCCGGCTGCGCGCGGCCGGACACCGGGTCTGGACGCCGGACCT
This genomic window contains:
- a CDS encoding mechanosensitive ion channel domain-containing protein, coding for MENVLRPLIVVGGCVLLTLAIGWATDLLLRKADARHHETPLWGLLRRASVPYQLVLCAALLRGSYDEARLLEGHRVGIGRALTLVLIGSVAWLVVRIAAAVVETSYSRYAHARARTDPARVRRVRTQVSLIMRVVTAVVGVVAAASMLLTFPAMRAAGASLLASAGVLGIVAGIAAQSTLGNLFAGLQIAFGDMVRLGDTVVVNGEWGTVEEITLTFLTVRTWDERRITMPVSYFTANPFENWSRGTPQMSGTVYWYLDHSAPLDAMRERLRDILRDCPAWDGRTYNLTVTDTTPSTMQVRALVTAKDADDIWTVRVEVRERMIRWLADEHPYALPRVTTATAPPVPGRDGAVPHARPGRTGETRRRAEHPAEHR
- a CDS encoding RluA family pseudouridine synthase, whose protein sequence is MSTLPEIRTLPVPDGLEGERVDAAISRMFGFSRTKAAELAATGKVQVDGSVVGKSERVRGGAWLEVEMPAAPAPVRIVAEPVEGMEIVHDDEDVVVVVKPVGVAAHPSPGWTGPTVIGGLAAAGFRVSTSGAAERQGIVHRLDVGTSGLMAVAKSERAYTSLKRQFKERTVDKGYHTLVQGHPDPTSGTIDAPIGRHPQHDYKWAVTADGKPSVTHYDLIEAFRAASLLDVALETGRTHQIRVHMAAHRHPCVGDLTYGADPTLAKRLRLTRQWLHAVRLGFDHPGTGERVEFTSDYPDDLGRALDQVREETYG
- a CDS encoding TraR/DksA family transcriptional regulator; translated protein: MVAKKTAAKQSAVRETAAGKGAAGEPGAPAPGAERDPAAAGPAQEPPAAGKPPARKAAKSPPAKKTAAKKAPAKKTAAKKAADAGKSTAKKSTAKKKSTAKKAGAARAAEQTGATTVVAKKTPGTATTATSELPTARGAADPGDLPVRPGEDPWTREEAEEARIGLQSEADRLRTEISSSERSLQGLMRDSGDGAGDDEADTGTKNITREHELALAANAREMLVQTERALDRLDTGTYGLCENCGQPIGKARMQAFPRATLCVECKQKQERRP
- the lspA gene encoding signal peptidase II produces the protein MAEAERIIGTPDTPQAAGDGQERAGAGQAEAPERPRGKRRVAVLFVVAAIAYALDLASKMIVVAKLEHHEPIEIVGDWLRLAAIRNAGAAFGFGEAFTVIFTVIAAAVIVVIARLARKLYSLPWAIALGMLLGGALGNLTDRIFRSPGVFEGAVVDFIAPKHFAVFNLADSAIVCGGILIVLLSFRGLDPDGTVHRD
- a CDS encoding Na+/H+ antiporter — encoded protein: MDQLALLFVLLLGSLLSVPLGDRLRLPAPVLMTVLGIALALLDFVPDVDIPPELILPTLLPPLLYAAVRRTSWRQFAANRRPIFLLAVALVFVTMACVATVAHAIVPGLPVAAAFALGALVAPPDPVAATAVAGKLGLPRRLVSILEGEGLFNDVTAIVLYHVAIAAAVGGSFSPWRAGLDLVLSAVVAVAVGLALGWGAYKLIDLLEDATLQIGLTLLVPYASYVVAEELHGSGVLAVLTTAMFLAEYAVGADDVMTRLTGHTVWGVVDTLVTGVAFGLIGLELSHAIRTASGRWGELLGWAAAVVGVVVLVRLVWLLPATWLTRWLHAKHDQDEDIPMTWRESVVMWWAGMRGVASVALALAIPLRTDDGSPFPHRDEVVFIAFGVIIATLLVQGTTLPWLVGRLGVRADTEREQEYEKQLAVRAARAARQRLREIEAVEDLPEDLAEQMLRRAFDIGYRISPDLGDEERHEAQRQRTRRLRRIRRIQGEMLSAARHEVLAARSEPGADPEIVDRVLRHLDVRSLR
- the ileS gene encoding isoleucine--tRNA ligase, producing MNTQPQYRQVPAQVDLPALEHAVLDFWREQKIFAKSLERSEGRPEWVFYEGPPTANGMPGAHHIEARVFKDVFPRFRTMRGYHVARKAGWDCHGLPVELAVEKELGFSGKKDIEAYGIAAFNDKCRESVLRHTDAFSELTTRMGYWVDMDDAYVTMEPEYIESVWWSLKEIFGKGLLVQDHRVAPWCPRCGTGLSDHELAQGYETVVDPSVFVRFPLTSGPLAGEAALLVWTTTPWTLVSNTAVAAHPEVTYVVATDGTEKLVVAEQLVAGALGEGWETTGETFTGAEMERWTYRRPFELVDFPEPAHYVVNAEYVTTGDGTGLVHQSPAFGEDDLAVCRAYGLPVVNPVRPDGTFEEDLPLVGGVFFKKADERLTEDLRERGLLFRHVPYEHSYPHCWRCHTALLYYAQPSWYIRTTAIKDRLLAENEKTNWFPDSVKHGRYGDWLDNNIDWALSRNRYWGTPLPIWRCEQDHLTVVGSRAELTGLTGTDQSALDPHRPYIDEVTFPCPQDGCGTTATRVPEVIDAWYDSGSMPFAQWGYPYKNKELFESRYPAQFISEAIDQTRGWFYTLMAVGTLVFDRSSYENVVCLGHILAEDGRKMSKHLGNILQPIPLMDQHGADAVRWFMAAGGSPWAARRVGHGTIQEVVRKTLLTYWNTVAFQALYARTTGWAPSEADPAPADRPVLDRWLLSELHRLTDQVTEALENYDTQRAGKLLSAFVDDLSNWYVRRSRRRFWQGDKAALRTLHEVVETVTQLMAPLTPFITERVWQDLVVPVTPGAPESVHLSSWPRADLTAVDPELSRQMALVRRLVELGRATRAESGVKTRQPLGRALVAVSGFETLSPELHTQITEELNVESLASLGEVGGSLVDTTAKANFRALGKRFGKRVQDVAKAIAAADAAALSLALREGTASVDVDGETVTLSPDEVIVTETPREGWSVASDSGATVALDLEITEKLRQAGLARDAIRLIQEARKNSGLDVADRIALRWTATDPATVAALSEHAGLIADEVLATDFAQGEADDTFGDAFTDEGLSLVFRLRKA